One genomic segment of Culturomica massiliensis includes these proteins:
- a CDS encoding nucleotide pyrophosphohydrolase produces MELKELQEKVDRWIKEYGVRYFNELTNMTILTEEVGELARVMARKYGEQSFKPGEKENLADEMADVLWVLTCLANQTGVDLTKAMEENFAKKTSRDIKRHKNNPKIQ; encoded by the coding sequence ATGGAACTAAAAGAACTTCAGGAAAAAGTCGACCGATGGATCAAAGAATACGGGGTCCGGTATTTTAACGAACTGACGAATATGACCATTTTAACGGAAGAAGTGGGGGAACTGGCACGGGTGATGGCACGGAAATACGGAGAACAGTCGTTTAAACCGGGCGAAAAGGAAAATCTGGCCGATGAGATGGCCGATGTATTATGGGTACTTACCTGTCTGGCCAATCAAACGGGAGTCGATCTTACAAAAGCTATGGAAGAGAATTTCGCCAAAAAAACGAGCCGAGACATAAAAAGACACAAAAACAATCCTAAAATTCAATAG